In a genomic window of Saccharomyces paradoxus chromosome X, complete sequence:
- the HXT8 gene encoding hexose transporter HXT8 (similar to YJL214W): MTSLPRENIAEEVFGSHQTSAEDSFRLSKHTVEENKAFSDTNGEEAEEVIIPEKPASAYVTVSIMCLCMAFGGFMSGWDTGTISGFVNQTDFLRRFGNYSHSKNTYYLSNVRTGLIVSIFNVGSAIGCLFLSKLGDIYGRCMGLIIVIVVYMVGIVIQIASVDKWYQYFIGRIIAGIGAGSISVLAPMLISETAPKHIRGTLLACWQLMVTFAIFLGYCTNYGTKTYSNSVQWRVPLGLCFAWAIIMIGGMMFVPESPRFLVQVKKPEQARASFAKSNKLIVDDPAVIAEIDLLIAGVEAEEAMGTASWKELFSTKTKVFQRLSMTVMINSLQQLTGDNYFFYYGTTIFKSVGMTDSFETSIVLGIVNFASCFFSLYSVDKLGRRKCLLLGAATMTACMVIYASVGVTRLYPNGKDQPSSKGAGNCMIVFTCFYIFCFSCTWGPVCYVIISETFPLRVRSKCMSVATAANLLWGFLIGFFTPFITSAINFYYGYVFMGCLAFSYFYVFFFVPETKGLSLEEVDEMWMDGVLPWKSTSWIPASRRNADYDNEKLQHDEKPLYKRMF; encoded by the coding sequence ATGACTAGCTTACCGAGGGAGAATATTGCCGAAGAGGTATTTGGTAGTCATCAAACATCAGCGGAAGATTCCTTCCGCCTATCAAAACACACCGTGGAGGAAAACAAGGCATTTTCTGATACCAATGGGGAAGAAGCAGAGGAGGTTATCATCCCAGAGAAGCCTGCTTCAGCCTATGTCACTGTCTCTATTATGTGTTTGTGTATGGCATTTGGTGGATTTATGTCTGGTTGGGATACTGGTACGATTTCTGGGTTTGTCAATCAGACTGATTTCTTAAGAAGATTTGGTAATTATAGTCATTCCAAAAATACTTACTACTTGTCTAACGTGAGAACCGGGTTGATTGTGTCCATCTTTAATGTGGGAAGCGCCATCGGCTGTCTTTTCCTGTCTAAACTGGGTGATATTTACGGCCGTTGCATGGGTTTGATTATAGTTATTGTCGTTTATATGGTTGGTATTGTTATTCAGATTGCCTCTGTGGATAAATGGTACCAATACTTTATTGGGAGAATTATCGCTGGTATTGGTGCTGGTTCTATCAGTGTCCTTGCTCCAATGCTTATTTCAGAAACCGCTCCAAAGCATATTAGAGGTACTTTGCTTGCTTGTTGGCAATTGATGGTGACATTTGCCATTTTCTTGGGTTATTGTACTAATTATGGTACTAAGACTTACTCGAATTCTGTTCAATGGCGTGTTCCTCTTGGCCTATGTTTTGCATGGGCCATTATCATGATTGGAGGTATGATGTTTGTCCCGGAATCACCTCGGTTTCTGGTACAAGTCAAGAAGCCTGAACAAGCTAGAGCTTCCTTTGCCAAGTCAAACAAACTTATTGTTGACGATCCTGCTGTGATTGCCGAGATCGATCTTCTTATTGCTGGAGTTGAGGCCGAAGAAGCAATGGGAACGGCTTCTTGGAAGGAATTATTTTCGACGAAGACCAAAGTCTTTCAACGTTTATCAATGACAGTCATGATTAACTCTTTGCAACAACTTACTGGTGACAACTATTTCTTCTATTATGGTACTACCATCTTTAAATCTGTTGGTATGACAGACTCTTTTGAGACTTCTATTGTCTTGGGTATTGTGAATTTTGCTTCATGCTTCTTTTCACTTTATTCTGTTGATAAGTTAGGACGTCGTAAATGTCTTTTGCTTGGTGCTGCTACTATGACGGCGTGTATGGTTATTTATGCTTCCGTTGGTGTTACAAGATTATATCCCAATGGTAAGGATCAGCCATCATCCAAAGGTGCTGGTAACTGTATGATTGTCTTCACTTGTTTCTACATTTTCTGCTTTTCCTGCACTTGGGGTCCGGTTTGTTATGTGATTATCTCTGAAACATTTCCATTAAGAGTGAGATCCAAGTGTATGTCTGTTGCAACGGCGGCCAACCTGCTATGGGGTTTCTTGATTGGGTTTTTTACGCCTTTCATTACTTCAGCAATTAATTTCTACTATGGTTATGTTTTCATGGGCTGCTTAGCATTTTCgtatttttatgttttcttctttgttccAGAAACGAAGGGACtttctttggaagaagttgaCGAGATGTGGATGGACGGAGTTTTACCTTGGAAATCTACATCCTGGATCCCAGCTTCTAGAAGAAATGCCGATTACGATAACGAGAAATTACAACATGACGAGAAACCTTTGTATAAGAGAATGTTCTAG
- a CDS encoding acetyltransferase (acetyltransferase~similar to YJL218W), with the protein MGVLENIVPGELYDANYDPDLLKIRKETKMKLYEYNTLSPADENKKSRVIRELLGSCTDNFIIEPPFYCDYGSNIYIGDNFYANHNLVILDGAKVVIGDNVFIAPNVGIYTAGHPIDVERRLQGLEYAMPVTIGDNVWIGGGVSIIPGVNIGKNSVIAAGSVVIRDIPENVVAAGNPCKVIRKIVEKDSTTTNYRK; encoded by the coding sequence ATGGGTGTATTAGAAAATATAGTACCTGGTGAGCTTTATGATGCGAACTATGATCCagatcttttgaaaattagaaaagaGACTAAAATGAAACTGTACGAATACAACACTCTTAGCCCTgctgatgaaaataaaaagagcCGGGTTATAAGAGAATTACTTGGTAGTTGCACTGATAACTTTATAATTGAACCGCCGTTTTATTGTGATTACGGTAGTAACATCTACATCGGAGACAACTTTTACGCCAATCACAATCTTGTTATATTGGATGGGGCCAAGGTAGTCATCGGTGACAACGTATTTATTGCCCCTAATGTTGGTATTTATACGGCAGGTCATCCAATTGACGTGGAAAGACGCCTTCAGGGATTAGAGTATGCCATGCCTGTGACTATTGGAGACAACGTATGGATTGGAGGTGGTGTGTCAATAATTCCTGGAGTGAATATAGGTAAAAACTCCGTGATTGCTGCTGGTAGTGTTGTGATTCGTGACATACCAGAAAATGTAGTGGCAGCAGGTAATCCTTGTAAGGTGATAAGAAAGATCGTTGAAAAGGATAGTACAACTACAAACTATCGAAAATGA
- the IMA4 gene encoding oligo-1,6-glucosidase IMA4 (Alpha-glucosidase~similar to YIL172C) yields the protein MTISSAHPETEPKWWKEATIYQIYPASFKDSNNDGWGDMKGIASKLEYIKELGADAIWISPFYDSPQDDMGYDIANYEKVWPTYGTNDDCFALIEKAHKLGMKFITDLVINHCSSEHEWFKESRSSKTNPKRDWFFWRPPKGYDENGKPIPPNNWRSYFGGSAWTFDEKTQEFYLRLFCSTQPDLNWENEDCRKAIYESAVGYWLDHGVDGFRIDVGSLYSKVAGLPDAPVIDDNTKWQPSDPFTMNGPRIHEFHQEMNKFIRDRVKDGREIMTVGEMQHASDETKKLYTSASRHELSELFNFSHTDVGTSPKFRQNLIPFELKDWKVALAELFRYVNGTDCWSTIYLENHDQPRSITRFGDDSPKNRVISGKLLSVLLVSLTGTLYVYQGQELGAINFKNWPIEKYEDVEVRNNYNAIKEEHGENSKEMKKFLEALALISRDHARTPMQWSREEPNAGFSGPSAKPWFYLNESFREGINAEDEVKDPNSVLNFWKEALKFRKAHKDITVYGYDFEFIDLDNKKLFNFTKKYDNKTLFAALNFSSDAIDFTIPNDDSSFKLEFGNYPKKEVDASSRTLKPWEGRIYISE from the coding sequence atGACTATTTCTTCTGCACATCCAGAAACAGAACCCAAGTGGTGGAAAGAGGCCACAATCTATCAGATTTATCCCGCAAGTTTCAAAGACTCTAACAACGATGGCTGGGGTGATATGAAAGGTATTGCCTCCAAGTTAGAGTATATCAAAGAGCTTGGCGCCGATGCCATTTGGATCTCGCCTTTCTACGACTCTCCACAAGATGACATGGGTTACGACATTGCCAACTACGAAAAGGTGTGGCCAACCTATGGTACGAATGATGACTGCTTTGCCTTGATTGAAAAGGCACACAAGCTTGGTATGAAGTTCATCACCGACTTGGTCATCAACCATTGCTCCAGCGAACATGAATGGTTTAAGGAGAGCAGATCCTCGAAGACCAATCCAAAGCGTGACTGGTTCTTCTGGAGGCCACCAAAAGGTTACGATGAAAATGGCAAGCCAATTCCTCCAAACAATTGGAGGTCTTATTTTGGTGGTTCTGCATGGAcatttgatgaaaagacACAAGAATTTTACTTGCGTTTGTTTTGCTCCACTCAGCCTGATCTCAACTGGGAGAACGAAGACTGCAGAAAGGCAATCTACGAAAGTGCTGTTGGATACTGGTTGGACCATGGTGTTGACGGTTTCAGAATTGATGTGGGGAGCTTGTACTCCAAAGTTGCTGGCCTACCAGATGCGCCTGTGATTGACGACAATACGAAGTGGCAACCTAGTGACCCTTTTACAATGAATGGACCACGCATCCACGAATTTCACCAAGAAATGAACAAGTTTATCAGAGACAGAGTCAAGGATGGTAGAGAGATTATGACAGTTGGTGAAATGCAACATGCTTCCGATGAGACCAAGAAGTTGTATACAAGTGCATCAAGACACGAGCTTAGTGAGTTGTTCAACTTTTCCCACACTGATGTTGGAACTTCGCCCAAGTTCCGTCAAAATTTGATCCCATTTGAATTGAAGGATTGGAAGGTTGCGTTAGCTGAACTGTTCAGATACGTTAACGGGACTGACTGTTGGTCAACAATTTATCTGGAAAACCACGACCAACCTCGTTCGATTACGAGATTCGGTGACGACTCGCCAAAGAATCGTGTCATTTCCGGTAAACTATTATCTGTATTGTTAGTGTCACTAACTGGTACTCTGTACGTTTACCAAGGACAAGAACTGGGTGcaatcaatttcaagaactGGCCTATTGAGAAATACGAGGATGTCGAAGTTAGAAACAACTACAATGCGATCAAGGAAGAGCATGGGGAAAACTCGAAGgagatgaaaaagtttttagAGGCCCTTGCCCTTATCTCCAGAGATCACGCCAGAACACCTATGCAATGGTCACGTGAAGAGCCAAACGCCGGATTTTCTGGTCCTAGTGCTAAACCATGGTTTTACTTGAACGAGTCTTTCAGAGAAGGCATTAACGCGGAAGATGAAGTCAAGGACCCCAACTCAGTTTTGAACTTCTGGAAGGAGGCCTTGAAATTTAGAAAGGCCCACAAGGATATTACTGTGTACGGCTATGATTTTGAGTTCATTGATTTGGACAACAAAAAGCTATTTAACTTCACCAAGAAGTACGACAACAAAACATTGTTTGCTGCTTTGAACTTTAGCTCTGATGCTATAGACTTTACGATTCCAAACGATGACTCGTCGTTTAAGTTAGAGTTTGGGAACTACCCAAAGAAGGAAGTAGATGCGTCTTCCAGAACATTGAAGCCATGGGAGGGCAGAATTTACATATCTGAATGA
- the IMA5 gene encoding oligo-1,6-glucosidase IMA5 (Alpha-glucosidase~similar to YJL216C), producing MTIIHNPKWWKEATVYQIYPASFKDSDNDGWGDLAGITSKLDYIKELGVDAIWVCPFYESPQEDMGYDIANYEKVWPRYGTNEDCFQLIEESHKRGIKVIVDLVINHCSEEHEWFKESRSSKTNPKRDWFFWRPPKGYDEKRNPIPPNNWRSFFGGSAWRYDEKTGEFFMHVFAPGQPDFNWENEECRKAIYDSSVGYWLRHNVDGFRIDVGSMYSKVGGLPDAPITDPTVPYQDGTAFFINGPRIHEYHKEMRQYMISQVPEGKEIMTVGEVGVGNENDFKDYTSAKEGELNMMFNFKHTSVGESPEFKYELIPFTLKDFKLALAESFLFIENTDCWSTIYLENHDQPRSVSRFGCDSPKWREISSKMLATLIISLTGTVFIYQGQELGMPNFKNRKIEQIKCVEGTGTYAAIKRDYGEDSEKMRKFFEALALISRDHGRTPFPWTGEEPCAGFSKNAKPWLDINESFRDGINAEAELKDKDSVFYFWKKALQVRKEHKDILVYGHNFQFFNLDNDKLFMFTKDADSKKMFAVFNFSSDNTDFPVPDEKASYTMFFGNYADSNGKSRTLQPWEGRLYSMK from the coding sequence atgACAATAATCCATAATCCAAAATGGTGGAAAGAAGCCACCGTCTATCAAATTTACCCCGCTAGTTTCAAAGACTCCGACAATGACGGTTGGGGTGACCTGGCCGGGATTACTTCCAAACTTGACTACATTAAGGAGTTAGGTGTCGACGCTATATGGGTGTGTCCGTTCTACGAATCCCCTCAGGAAGATATGGGATATGATATTGCGAACTATGAGAAGGTTTGGCCTCGTTACGGAACAAACGAGGATTGTTTTCAGTTGATCGAAGAATCTCATAAAAGAGGTATCAAGGTGATTGTTGACTTGGTCATTAACCATTGTTCCGAAGAGCATGAATGGTTCAAAGAAAGTAGATCTTCTAAAACCAACCCAAAGCGTGACTGGTTCTTTTGGAGACCTCCTAAGGGTTACGATGAAAAACGTAATCCAATTCCCCCAAACAATTGGAGGTCTTTCTTTGGTGGATCAGCTTGGAGATATGATGAGAAAACAGGTGAGTTCTTCATGCACGTTTTTGCTCCTGGCCAACCTGATTTCAACTGGGAAAATGAAGAGTGCCGTAAGGCCATTTATGACTCCTCAGTAGGCTACTGGTTACGCCACAATGTTGATGGGTTCAGAATTGATGTGGGTAGCATGTACTCCAAAGTTGGGGGCTTGCCAGATGCTCCTATTACTGATCCAACCGTTCCTTACCAGGATGGGACGGCTTTTTTCATAAATGGACCACGTATTCACGAGTACCATAAAGAAATGCGCCAATACATGATTTCTCAAGTCCCAGAGGGCAAAGAAATTATGACTGTCGGAGAAGTTGGTGTCGGGAACGAAAATGACTTCAAGGACTATACTAGTGCCAAGGAGGGAGAACTTAACATGATGTTCAACTTCAAGCACACCTCAGTAGGTGAAAGCCCAGAATTTAAGTATGAGCTTATTCCCTTTACCTTGAAAGACTTTAAGCTGGCCCTTGCAGAAAGTTTTCTGTTTATCGAAAATACTGATTGCTGGTCCACCATCTACTTAGAAAACCACGATCAACCTCGTAGTGTTTCGCGTTTTGGTTGTGATTCTCCTAAATGGCGTGAGATTTCGTCGAAAATGTTGGCCACGCTTATTATCTCATTGACTGGTACTGTGTTTATTTATCAAGGTCAGGAACTGGGCATGCctaacttcaaaaatagaaaGATTGAGCAAATCAAATGTGTCGAAGGTACTGGCACTTACGCTGCCATCAAACGTGACTACGGTGAGGACtcagaaaaaatgagaaagtTCTTTGAAGCATTAGCTTTGATTTCCAGGGATCATGGAAGAACACCTTTCCCATGGACCGGCGAAGAACCTTGTGCAGGTTTTTCGAAGAACGCTAAACCTTGGCTAGACATAAATGAATCGTTTAGGGACGGGATTAATGCAGAAGCTGAGTTGAAAGACAAAGATTctgttttctatttctgGAAAAAAGCCTTGCAGGTTAGAAAAGAACACAAAGATATTCTTGTGTACGGACACAACTTCCAGTTCTTTAATTTAGATAATGACAAATTGTTCATGTTCACCAAAGACGCGgatagtaaaaaaatgtttgCCGTTTTCAACTTCAGTAGCGACAACACAGACTTCCCAGTGCCTGATGAAAAGGCCTCTTACACTATGTTTTTCGGTAACTATGCAGACTCAAATGGTAAGTCGCGTACCTTACAGCCATGGGAAGGAAGACTTTATTCCATGAAATAA
- the REE1 gene encoding Ree1p (Cytoplasmic protein involved in the regulation of enolase (ENO1)~similar to YJL217W) has translation MVASKNTALSQGTWFNKPKSVFQEAGKVILETDEKTDFWRETFYGFTRDSGHFLGVQTDSAFTAQVRIQGSYESLYDQAGIMVRIDDGHWLKAGIEISDGHAMLSSVLTNGRSDWSTAIYDKNPKDFWLRVTVEKGVLRLQVSSDKKTWPLVRLAPFPVSDHYFVGPMACTPERGGLNVTFSEWSLTSPLGKALHDLS, from the coding sequence ATGGTCGCATCTAAAAACACTGCATTGTCGCAAGGAACTTGGTTCAATAAGCCAAAATCTGTTTTTCAAGAGGCAGGAAAAGTCATTCTGGAAACAGATGAAAAAACTGATTTCTGGCGTGAAACCTTTTACGGATTTACCcgtgacagtggtcatttttTGGGAGTACAGACAGATAGTGCTTTTACTGCACAAGTCCGTATTCAGGGAAGCTACGAGAGTCTTTATGATCAGGCTGGTATCATGGTTCGTATAGATGATGGACATTGGCTCAAAGCTGGCATAGAAATTTCTGATGGGCACGCAATGCTAAGCAGTGTTTTGACAAATGGAAGATCAGATTGGTCAACAGCTATCTACGACAAAAATCCCAAGGACTTTTGGCTTCGTGTTACCGTTGAGAAGGGGGTGTTGAGGCTCCAAGTTTCTTCGGATAAAAAGACATGGCCATTAGTACGTTTGGCTCCATTCCCAGTTTCAGATCATTATTTCGTTGGTCCAATGGCATGCACACCTGAACGTGGCGGACTAAACGTCACCTTTTCAGAGTGGAGCCTTACTTCTCCTTTGGGAAAGGCTTTACATGATCTGAGCTAG
- the HXT9 gene encoding hexose transporter HXT9 (hexose transporter that is nearly identical to Hxt9p~similar to YOL156W) yields the protein MSGANNTSANDLSATESNSNSVASAPSIKTEHGDSKNSLNLDAAEPPIDLPQKPLSAYSTVAILCLMIAFGGFIFGWDTGTISGFVNLSDFIRRFGQKNDEGTYYLSKVRMGLIVSIFNIGCAIGGIVLSKVGDIYGRRIGLITVTAIYVVGILIQITSIDKWYQYFIGRIISGLGVGGIAVLSPMLISEVAPKHIRGTLVQLYQLMGTMGIFLGYCTNYGTKNYHNATQWRVGLGLCFAWATFMVSGMMFVPESPRYLIEVGKDEEAKRSLSKSNKVSVDDPALLVEYDTIKAGIELEKLAGNASWSELLSTKTKVFQRVLMGVMIQSLQQLTGDNYFFYYGTTIFKSVGLKDSFQTSIIIGVVNFFSSFIAVYTIERFGRRTCLLWGAASMLCCFTVFASVGVTKLWPQGSSHQDITSQGAGNCMIVFTMFFIFSFATTWAGGCYVIVSETFPLRVKSRGMAIATAANWMWGFLISFFTPFITGAINFYYGYVFLGCLVFSYFYVFFFVPETKGLTLEEVNTMWLEGVPAWKSASWVPPERRTADYDADAIDHDDRPIYKRFF from the coding sequence ATGTCAGGTGCCAATAATACATCTGCGAATGACCTATCCGCTACTGAGTCTAATTCTAATTCAGTAGCAAGTGCACCATCTATCAAGACTGAACATGGTGACTCCAAAAACTCTCTCAACCTAGATGCGGCTGAACCACCTATTGACTTACCCCAGAAACCTCTTTCTGCATATAGCACCGTCGCAATCCTGTGTTTAATGATCGCATTTGGCGGTTTCATCTTCGGTTGGGACACCGGTACCATCTCTGGTTTTGTTAACCTGTCTGACTTTATCAGAAGGTTTGGTCAAAAAAACGACGAGGGAACTTACTACTTGTCGAAAGTAAGAATGGGTTTGATTGTCtcaattttcaacattGGCTGCGCAATAGGTGGGATTGTCCTGTCGAAAGTCGGTGATATATATGGCCGTCGTATTGGATTGATTACAGTCACTGCCATCTACGTCGTAGGCATCCTGATCCAGATAACCTCGATAGACAAGTGGTACCAGTACtttattggaagaattATTTCTGGCCTAGGAGTGGGAGGCATTGCTGTCCTTTCCCCAATGTTGATATCTGAAGTCGCTCCCAAACATATCAGAGGAACCCTTGTCCAGCTGTACCAGCTGATGGGTACAATGGGTATTTTTCTAGGCTACTGTACCAATTACGGTACCAAGAACTATCATAATGCCACTCAATGGAGAGTCGGCCTTGGTCTTTGCTTTGCCTGGGCCACATTCATGGTTAGTGGGATGATGTTCGTCCCAGAATCACCACGTTACCTGATCGAGGTTGGTAAAGATGAGGAAGCCAAACGTTCGCTGTCGAAATCCAACAAAGTTTCAGTCGACGACCCTGCCTTGTTAGTCGAATATGATACCATAAAGGCAGGCATCGAGCTTGAAAAGTTGGCAGGTAACGCGTCATGGTCTGAGCTACTCTCCACTAAAACGAAAGTCTTCCAGCGTGTGCTCATGGGAGTGATGATTCAATCGCTGCAGCAATTGACGGGTGACAACTACTTCTTTTATTACGGTACGACCATTTTCAAGTCCGTCGGCTTAAAGGACTCCTTTCAGACATCGATCATTATCGGTGtggtcaattttttctcttcatttatAGCAGTATACACTATTGAGAGGTTTGGACGCCGTACGTGCCTGTTGTGGGGTGCCGCTTCTATGTTATGCTGCTTTACTGTGTTTGCCTCCGTTGGTGTAACGAAGCTGTGGCCTCAAGGAAGCAGCCACCAGGATATTACTTCTCAAGGCGCCGGTAACTGTATGATTGTATTCACCAtgttcttcattttttcgTTCGCCACCACCTGGGCAGGCGGCTGTTATGTTATAGTGTCAGAAACGTTCCCTCTTAGAGTCAAATCAAGAGGAATGGCAATTGCAACAGCTGCAAACTGGATGTGGGGATTTTTGATTAGTTTTTTCACCCCATTTATCACCGGTGCAATCAACTTTTATTACGGTTATGTCTTCTTAGGCTGTCTAGTCTTTTCCTACTTTTacgtctttttctttgtccCAGAAACAAAAGGCCTGACGCTGGAGGAGGTGAATACTATGTGGCTGGAGGGTGTCCCAGCATGGAAGTCCGCTTCATGGGTACCACCGGAGAGAAGAACAGCAGATTATGATGCCGACGCAATAGACCACGACGATAGGCCAATCTACAAGAGGTTCTTCTAA
- a CDS encoding sugar porter family MFS transporter (High-affinity maltose transporter (alpha-glucoside transporter)~similar to YGR289C), with product MKNIISLVSRKRNVPEDEIANIPDSSSGTVMRAKILDAEDLEEEKKDGAFELDHLEFTTNGGQLGDSEGDSESEIRVADAADDANEANNEEKSMTLRQALRKYPKAALWSILVSTTLVMEGYDTALLSALYALPVFQRKFGTMNAEGSYEITSQWQIGLNMCVLCGEMIGLQITTYMVEFMGNRYTMITALGLLTAYIFILYYCKSLAMIAVGQILSAMPWGCFQSLAVTYASEVCPLALRYYMTSYSNICWLFGQIFASGIMKNSQENLGDSDLGYKLPFALQWIWPAPLIVGIFFAPESPWWLVRKNKIAEAKKSLNRILSGTAAEKEIQVDITLKQIEMTIEKERLLASKSGSFFNCFKGVDGRRTRLACLTWVAQNSSGAVLLGYSTYFFERAGMATDKAFTFSLIQYCLGLAGTLCSWVISGRVGRWTILTYGLAFQMVCLFIIGGMGFASGSNASNGAGGLLLALSFFYNAGIGAVVYCIVAEIPSAELRTKTIVLARICYNLMAVINAILTPYMLNVSDWNWGAKTGLYWGGFTAVTLAWVIIDLPETTGRTFSEINELFNQGVPARKFASTVVDPFRKGESQNDPQVDVVDQSSSAKQQELDEANTF from the coding sequence atgaaaaatatcatcTCGCTGGTAAGcaggaaaagaaatgtgcCAGAGGATGAGATCGCAAATATTCCGGACTCTTCAAGCGGTACAGTCATGCGAGCAAAGATTTTAGACGCGGAGGatttagaagaagagaagaaagacGGCGCATTTGAGTTGGACCACTTGGAGTTCACCACTAATGGTGGACAGCTAGGCGATTCTGAAGGGGACAGCGAAAGTGAAATCAGAGTTGCAGACGCTGCTGATGATGCGAACGAAGCTAACAATGAGGAGAAAAGCATGACTTTGAGGCAAGCTTTGCGAAAATATCCAAAGGCTGCCTTATGGTCTATTTTAGTGTCCACTACGCTGGTTATGGAGGGTTATGATACTGCGCTTTTGAGTGCACTTTATGCATTGCCAGTTTTCCAGAGGAAGTTCGGTACTATGAATGCGGAAGGCTCCTACGAAATTACCTCGCAATGGCAAATTGGTTTGAACATGTGTGTTCTTTGTGGTGAAATGATTGGTTTACAGATTACCACTTACATGGTCGAATTCATGGGCAACCGTTATACAATGATTACGGCGCTTGGTTTGTTGACTGCTTATATTTTCATCCTTTACTACTGTAAAAGTTTGGCCATGATCGCTGTAGGGCAAATTCTGTCGGCTATGCCATGGGGCTGCTTCCAGAGTCTGGCTGTTACTTACGCTTCGGAAGTTTGTCCCCTAGCGTTGAGATATTACATGACCAGTTACTCCAATATCTGTTGGTTGTTTGGCCAAATTTTCGCCTCTGGTATTATGAAAAACTCTCAGGAGAACTTGGGAGATTCTGACCTAGGTTACAAATTGCCATTCGCCTTACAATGGATTTGGCCTGCACCTTTGATTGttggtattttctttgctcCTGAGTCGCCTTGGTGGCTGGTGAGAAAGAATAAGATTGCGGAGGCCAAAAAGTCCTTGAATAGGATTCTGAGTGGCACTGCTGCTGAGAAGGAGATTCAAGTGGATATTACTTTAAAGCAAATTGAGATGACGATTGAGAAGGAAAGACTTCTGGCATCGAAATCAGGGTCGTTCTTCAATTGTTTCAAGGGCGTTgatggaagaagaacaagacTTGCGTGTTTGACTTGGGTTGCTCAGAATAGCAGCGGTGCCGTTTTACTTGGTTACTCGacatatttctttgaaaggGCAGGCATGGCCACTGACAAGGCGTTCACTTTTTCGCTTATTCAGTACTGTCTAGGTTTAGCAGGCACCCTTTGTTCCTGGGTAATATCTGGCCGTGTTGGGAGATGGACTATACTGACTTATGGTCTTGCATTTCAAATGGTTTGTCTATTTATCATTGGTGGAATGGGGTTTGCTTCTGGAAGCAATGCTAGTAACGGTGCCGGTGGTTTACTGTTGGCTTTATCGTTCTTCTACAACGCCGGTATCGGGGCTGTAGTTTACTGTATCGTTGCAGAGATCCCATCCGCAGAATTAAGGACCAAGACTATTGTGCTGGCCCGTATTTGCTACAATTTGATGGCCGTCATCAATGCCATTCTAACGCCATATATGCTTAATGTGAGCGACTGGAACTGGGGCGCCAAAACCGGTCTATATTGGGGCGGTTTCACCGCAGTCACTTTGGCTTGGGTCATCATTGATTTGCCTGAAACAACTGGTAGAACCTTTAGTGAAATTaatgaacttttcaatCAAGGTGTTCCTGCTAGAAAATTTGCGTCTACTGTAGTTGATCCTTTCCGGAAGGGAGAGTCTCAAAATGATCCGCAAGTTGACGTTGTTGATCAGTCCTCAAGCGCAAAGCAGCAGGAGCTAGATGAAGCTAACACATTCTAG